The genomic segment TTCGTGCTGTCCGGGATCAGGTTCTCTGTTTGCCGTGTCCCCGGATCGACTGCCAGACCACGTCGCCGACACCGACCACCGCCACCGCGCCGATCAACTGGAGTACATGCCGGATCCAGTCGATGCCCTTGGTGTCCTCGACGCCGATCCAAGCCGCGACGGCGTTTCCGAGGATGCTGCCGATGATGCC from the Streptomyces sp. NBC_01335 genome contains:
- a CDS encoding GlsB/YeaQ/YmgE family stress response membrane protein, which produces MSWLWAIIVGLVLGLIAKAIIPGKQDIPLWLTTVFGIIGSILGNAVAAWIGVEDTKGIDWIRHVLQLIGAVAVVGVGDVVWQSIRGHGKQRT